From Hypomesus transpacificus isolate Combined female unplaced genomic scaffold, fHypTra1 scaffold_377, whole genome shotgun sequence:
TTGCCAGTAATAAGCCCTGACATCCGTCAGTCTGTCGTCTGTCATCCGCTTTAACATTTTGAACCCCTGCATACGCCGTATCTccagctcctctctgtctctctcttttttaactctctcctttcctctcttttctctctctctctttctgcctctctgtttGAATTCAATGGGCTTTACAGGCCCCAAAGAAAATATTTccctgttgcccccccccccccccccaaaaaaaaaaccccaacatgacttctctctccttccccgaCCTAGATGTCGACGGACCAGCTGGAGGCCTACGTGAACGGCCAGTTTGACGAGCTCCACAGGCTGGTGcgcctggaggagaagaggacccTGCACCTGGTGGACCTGAAGGAGGCCTTCCtcaccgccgccgccgccgagAAGATCGCCGAGATCTCCGTCCACACCGAGCGCCTGCAAGAGGAGATGGCCTGCATCACCCAGCAGCTGGGGCAGCTCGACCAGGCCGAGAAGCAGCCTGGGGCTGGAGTTGGAGCGGTGGCCCCTGCCGGAGCCCCAGGCCCCGGGCACAGACCCATGGTGagaccccccccctgcccctttcAGACGCACGTGCACACTGCATAGACACTAAGACGTCCATAGCGCTAGCAAGTGCGAACAGGTGTTATTCTTAAGAGAGGGGTTGTGACATGGAGGTGTTCTAGTTCTCCTCAGTCCGAAATCAAAGAACTACATGTGTTCCATTGAAGGGTGAGGGGCTTAAGTGGAGCTATGTTTACCCGCTGGCTGCATGCCAGTTCCAgcctgtgtgtacacacacaccggctGGATCGACTCTACCTCCTACAGTATCTGTCAAGGTCAGCCTCTCACACACCTTCCTCCTCGCTCACGTGTTGTCACACGTGCGCAGGAGAGAACAGTGCACGTACACAAGCTGTGCAACCCAAGcatacacccacccacccacccacccacccactcactcacacacacccacaactaGACTGTCTTTTTCTcggtcactctctctttctctctccctatcagTCGCACTCGACCTCACGCCTTCTTTCTTCGTCATCTCTTTTTGTTT
This genomic window contains:
- the trim44 gene encoding tripartite motif-containing protein 44 isoform X1; the encoded protein is MSTDQLEAYVNGQFDELHRLVRLEEKRTLHLVDLKEAFLTAAAAEKIAEISVHTERLQEEMACITQQLGQLDQAEKQPGAGVGAVAPAGAPGPGHRPMNDIEARPRIPEPRQGPRLPGDYRRNGPEPSMDHAP
- the trim44 gene encoding tripartite motif-containing protein 44 isoform X2, which encodes MSTDQLEAYVNGQFDELHRLVRLEEKRTLHLVDLKEAFLTAAAAEKIAEISVHTERLQEEMACITQQLGQLDQAEKQPGAGVGAVAPAGAPGPGHRPMNPGAETRPSFAWRLQKERT